From Virgibacillus ihumii, the proteins below share one genomic window:
- a CDS encoding IucA/IucC family protein, with the protein MKIWDTPLTTLTERNWNDADKRLLVKMLEEFMYEKILIPDLINEEDGIRTYKWEDKKGTVYRFQAKIRLFDSVSVIADSIEIQSDEHGEVPLAVSLLLSIQEEGKMSDSTTGHLIREYLHTLMADTHLNEASKTAEQLVKLGYAELEGQMTGHPWITYNKGRIGFGYDDYLQFAPERKNHVNLSWIAVHKNIGTFHSVEGLAYEQVINQELEEDTFHLFIRRLQSMEVQPEDYYFMPVHLWQWNQSIVQMFAANIARKELIPVGEGGDEYLPQQSIRTFVNTTNTAKYHVKLPMRILNTLVYRGLPGERTVIAPEVTSFMKNILENDSFLKDECRLGLLGEVATMNVDHPVFHAVKGAPYQYLELLGVVWRESIYNELNDGEHAITLAALLHVDHEGTPFVSKLIEKSGLTVTEWVNRLVKAILPPLLHYLYQYGTVFSPHGQNTVLVLKDNVPERTIMKDFVDDVNISDQPFPELESVSDRLKQVLRSEAPEGLTQFIFTGLFICHFRYLSDILEEHEAFSEYTFWEIVRAEILSYQQRFPHLKERYQLFDLLRPTFTKLTLNRNRMFDYGYEDGDNRPHASEFGKVTNALDVVASERMAAEKS; encoded by the coding sequence GTGAAGATATGGGATACACCCTTAACCACGTTAACGGAAAGAAATTGGAACGATGCAGATAAGCGGTTATTAGTGAAGATGCTCGAAGAATTTATGTATGAGAAAATTTTAATCCCGGATTTAATAAATGAGGAAGACGGAATTCGTACGTATAAATGGGAAGATAAAAAGGGAACCGTGTACCGCTTCCAGGCAAAAATACGTTTGTTTGATAGTGTCTCTGTAATCGCTGATAGTATTGAGATTCAGTCAGATGAGCATGGAGAAGTTCCGTTGGCTGTGTCCCTCTTACTCAGTATTCAGGAAGAAGGGAAGATGTCAGATTCTACAACGGGACATTTGATTCGGGAATACTTACACACGTTAATGGCGGACACCCATTTGAATGAAGCGTCAAAAACAGCGGAACAACTGGTGAAATTGGGTTATGCCGAATTGGAAGGGCAAATGACTGGTCATCCATGGATTACCTATAATAAAGGCCGAATTGGTTTTGGTTATGATGATTATCTGCAATTTGCCCCGGAACGGAAGAACCATGTCAATCTATCATGGATAGCTGTTCACAAAAACATTGGAACGTTTCATTCGGTTGAGGGGCTGGCTTATGAGCAGGTCATTAATCAAGAGCTGGAAGAGGATACATTTCATTTGTTTATTAGGCGCTTGCAGTCGATGGAGGTTCAGCCGGAGGATTATTATTTTATGCCGGTACACCTTTGGCAATGGAATCAGTCTATCGTCCAAATGTTTGCTGCAAATATTGCCAGGAAGGAGCTGATTCCAGTAGGTGAGGGTGGTGATGAATATCTTCCACAGCAGTCCATCCGGACATTTGTCAATACGACAAATACGGCGAAGTATCATGTGAAATTGCCAATGCGTATTTTAAATACGTTAGTTTACAGGGGACTGCCGGGGGAGAGAACCGTGATTGCTCCGGAGGTTACGAGCTTCATGAAAAATATTCTTGAAAATGATTCATTTTTAAAGGATGAATGCAGGCTGGGGTTATTAGGGGAAGTAGCAACGATGAATGTTGATCATCCGGTTTTTCATGCTGTGAAAGGAGCCCCTTATCAGTATCTTGAACTGCTCGGTGTTGTTTGGAGAGAGAGTATATATAATGAGCTGAATGATGGAGAACATGCCATCACACTTGCTGCACTATTGCATGTTGATCATGAAGGAACACCATTTGTTTCCAAGCTGATTGAGAAATCCGGTTTGACGGTTACAGAATGGGTAAATAGGCTTGTAAAAGCCATATTGCCACCGCTGCTGCATTATTTGTATCAATATGGTACCGTTTTTTCGCCACATGGACAAAATACGGTGCTTGTTTTAAAGGACAATGTGCCGGAACGGACGATTATGAAGGACTTTGTTGATGACGTTAATATAAGTGATCAGCCATTCCCTGAATTGGAGTCTGTTTCAGACAGATTGAAGCAAGTACTGAGGAGTGAAGCTCCGGAAGGGTTAACACAATTTATTTTTACTGGATTGTTCATTTGTCATTTCCGTTACTTGAGCGATATTCTGGAAGAGCATGAAGCCTTTTCTGAATACACGTTTTGGGAAATTGTCAGAGCGGAAATTTTAAGTTATCAACAAAGGTTCCCTCATTTAAAGGAACGTTATCAATTATTCGATTTATTGCGACCGACGTTTACTAAATTAACACTGAATCGCAATCGCATGTTTGATTACGGGTATGAAGATGGTGATAATCGCCCGCATGCAAGTGAGTTTGGGAAAGTAACCAATGCATTGGATGTGGTAGCTTCTGAAAGGATGGCAGCCGAAAAAAGCTAA
- a CDS encoding D-2-hydroxyacid dehydrogenase, whose amino-acid sequence MVILSSAKLSDKHKRALHDKYPDFTFIFCEKIEEAEQYLNQAEILITYGEDLTDELVERAFQLKWIMVISAGLEKMPLTTIEEQGILVTNAKGIHKYQMAEYAISMLLQVYRQSKVIMENEQNGKWDKSVRLQELNGKSMLIAGPGAIGGEVARLAKAFRITTYGISRSGKPVDNIDEMYTNDELKSILPKADIVVSVLPSTSETTNYFSYEHFQLLPDHAVFLNMGRGDAVSSDVILKVIREGEIAHAVLDVFETEPLPSDHPFWNEENITVTPHISGGSPMYQTRAMEIFEQNLRTYLEDRDDYVNKIDITRGY is encoded by the coding sequence TTGGTTATCCTGTCATCAGCAAAACTTTCAGACAAGCATAAACGGGCATTGCACGATAAATACCCTGATTTCACATTTATTTTTTGCGAAAAGATAGAGGAAGCAGAACAGTATTTGAACCAGGCTGAGATTCTGATTACGTATGGAGAGGATCTCACGGACGAATTAGTTGAGCGTGCATTCCAACTAAAATGGATTATGGTAATTTCTGCCGGATTGGAGAAAATGCCTTTGACAACAATTGAGGAGCAGGGGATTCTGGTAACAAACGCGAAAGGGATTCACAAGTATCAAATGGCGGAATATGCCATTTCCATGCTGCTTCAAGTTTATCGGCAATCAAAGGTGATAATGGAAAATGAGCAAAACGGTAAGTGGGATAAATCCGTCCGATTGCAGGAGTTAAATGGGAAATCCATGCTGATTGCCGGTCCTGGAGCAATTGGCGGGGAAGTGGCACGGCTTGCAAAAGCATTCCGAATAACAACCTATGGCATTTCCAGAAGCGGCAAGCCAGTTGATAACATTGATGAAATGTATACCAATGATGAGTTAAAAAGCATTTTGCCTAAAGCAGATATCGTTGTATCAGTATTACCAAGCACATCCGAAACAACAAATTATTTTAGCTATGAACATTTTCAGCTGCTGCCCGATCACGCGGTATTTCTGAATATGGGACGCGGTGACGCAGTGAGCAGTGACGTGATTCTAAAGGTAATCAGAGAAGGAGAGATTGCCCATGCGGTACTGGATGTGTTTGAAACGGAACCGCTGCCGTCAGATCATCCGTTTTGGAACGAAGAGAATATTACTGTAACTCCGCACATATCAGGCGGTTCACCAATGTACCAGACAAGGGCAATGGAAATTTTTGAACAAAATCTCCGCACATATCTGGAAGATCGTGATGATTACGTAAATAAAATTGATATAACCAGGGGGTATTAA
- a CDS encoding cob(I)yrinic acid a,c-diamide adenosyltransferase, translating to MRIYTRKGDKGTTSLIYGQRVPKNDLRVEAYGTCDETNSMIGLALSFLENEEWDEKKAFLEKMHRIQTILFHVGAELATPKDKDVKWKLKQEYIQELEDQIDEWDKSLEPLRNFILPSGHSASSALHTARTVARRAERTAVGMGDELENPLVVSYLNRLSDFLFVAARYVNQSLNGTEIPLKADI from the coding sequence ATGCGAATTTACACACGAAAAGGTGACAAAGGGACAACATCGTTAATCTATGGTCAACGCGTACCGAAAAATGATTTGCGCGTGGAAGCATACGGGACATGTGATGAAACCAATTCAATGATCGGACTGGCATTAAGTTTTCTGGAAAATGAGGAATGGGATGAGAAAAAGGCATTTCTCGAAAAAATGCACCGCATCCAGACGATTTTATTTCATGTTGGGGCAGAACTTGCAACACCAAAAGACAAAGATGTGAAATGGAAACTGAAACAGGAATATATTCAGGAACTTGAAGATCAAATTGATGAATGGGATAAGAGTTTGGAACCATTGCGAAACTTTATCCTGCCATCAGGTCACAGTGCTTCAAGTGCATTGCACACTGCAAGAACTGTAGCACGACGGGCGGAGCGCACTGCAGTTGGCATGGGCGATGAATTGGAAAATCCGCTTGTTGTGTCATACCTGAACCGCTTGTCCGATTTCCTGTTTGTGGCAGCCAGGTATGTGAATCAAAGCCTGAATGGAACTGAGATTCCTTTGAAAGCTGATATATAA
- the perR gene encoding peroxide-responsive transcriptional repressor PerR, with translation MTVSEQKLREAIDTLKDSGVRITPQRHAVLEYLLNSMIHPTADEIYKALEGKFPNMSVATVYNNLRVLREIGLVRELTYGDSSSRFDCNTTEHYHIICDECGKIVDFHYPTLDEVESLAEQVTGFEVSHHRMEIYGKCEGCQQLETQKH, from the coding sequence ATGACGGTGTCTGAACAGAAACTTCGTGAAGCAATCGATACACTAAAAGATTCAGGCGTCAGGATAACACCACAGCGTCATGCGGTTCTTGAGTATCTTTTAAACTCGATGATTCACCCGACAGCCGATGAGATTTATAAAGCACTTGAAGGCAAATTTCCGAATATGAGCGTGGCAACGGTTTACAACAATCTGCGCGTATTACGGGAAATCGGTCTTGTCCGTGAACTGACTTATGGTGATTCTTCCAGCCGTTTTGACTGCAACACAACAGAGCACTATCATATAATTTGTGATGAATGTGGTAAAATAGTGGACTTCCATTATCCGACGCTGGACGAAGTGGAATCTCTTGCAGAACAAGTAACCGGGTTTGAGGTTAGTCATCACCGAATGGAAATTTATGGCAAATGCGAAGGTTGCCAGCAGCTTGAAACACAAAAGCATTAA
- a CDS encoding YgzB family protein, whose translation MAKQQLVYSSKINKIRSFALAQVFIGFAFMYGGILSKQIEWLMATFMIIGLLFVIFSCVVYFWIGMLSTKAVPIVCPNCEKPTKMLGRVDACMHCKQPLTLDKDLEGKEFDEKYNTRKYRKEAKQKAKEDKK comes from the coding sequence ATGGCAAAGCAGCAGTTAGTCTACTCAAGCAAAATTAATAAAATCCGTTCTTTTGCCCTGGCTCAGGTATTCATTGGCTTTGCCTTTATGTACGGTGGAATCCTGTCCAAGCAAATTGAATGGCTGATGGCAACGTTTATGATAATCGGCCTGCTGTTTGTCATTTTCAGTTGTGTTGTTTATTTTTGGATCGGCATGCTATCCACAAAAGCGGTTCCCATCGTCTGTCCAAACTGCGAGAAACCGACCAAGATGCTTGGACGTGTTGATGCATGTATGCACTGCAAGCAGCCGCTGACTCTTGACAAAGACCTTGAGGGAAAAGAATTCGATGAAAAATATAATACACGCAAATACCGTAAAGAAGCAAAACAGAAGGCAAAAGAGGACAAAAAATAA
- a CDS encoding nucleotidyltransferase-like protein, whose protein sequence is MEDLLRPIYQERASDCGTLGIVIIEKMKPNSPITDNFDVILLIIVNDDAKQDWFVKHYELEDEKTAAMHIVTEKQLMEWIDTSGYRKAVEWVINGKVVFDRNGYIADLKNQLRKFPLEKRNLRKAMEFGKLVKSYNEVKELHESNQLKDAYSRMVHSLHYLARLAVIEKGYHPEVTLWNQVKQIDPEVYKLYEELVESEEDIEQRIKLMILAADFAISTRAEVSAKHLLDIIRTKDAAWSYEELKQQPAVSPYVLDLAAMLMYLHEKGLLETELALTKGAGVYQLKYKSI, encoded by the coding sequence ATGGAAGATTTACTGAGACCAATTTATCAGGAACGTGCCAGTGATTGCGGCACGTTAGGTATAGTGATTATTGAAAAAATGAAACCAAACAGTCCGATTACTGATAATTTTGATGTGATTCTGCTGATTATTGTAAATGATGACGCAAAGCAGGACTGGTTTGTAAAACATTATGAACTTGAAGATGAAAAGACAGCAGCCATGCACATTGTGACAGAGAAACAATTGATGGAATGGATTGATACAAGCGGTTATCGAAAAGCAGTTGAATGGGTAATTAATGGGAAAGTTGTGTTTGATCGTAACGGTTATATTGCTGACTTAAAAAATCAGTTGCGCAAATTCCCGTTGGAGAAACGAAATTTGCGGAAAGCAATGGAATTTGGAAAACTGGTCAAGAGTTATAATGAAGTGAAAGAGCTTCATGAATCAAATCAGCTTAAAGACGCATACAGCCGAATGGTGCATTCGCTTCATTATTTGGCGAGACTTGCTGTCATTGAAAAAGGCTACCATCCGGAAGTGACACTTTGGAACCAAGTGAAACAGATTGACCCCGAGGTATATAAGTTGTATGAAGAGCTAGTTGAAAGTGAAGAGGATATTGAACAACGTATTAAACTGATGATTCTGGCCGCGGACTTTGCTATCAGCACCAGAGCGGAAGTCTCCGCAAAACATTTACTGGATATTATCCGGACGAAAGATGCGGCCTGGTCGTATGAAGAATTGAAGCAGCAGCCGGCGGTATCACCATACGTGCTTGATCTCGCCGCAATGTTAATGTATCTTCATGAAAAAGGTTTGCTTGAAACCGAATTGGCTTTGACAAAGGGTGCTGGAGTTTATCAGCTGAAGTACAAATCTATATAA